A portion of the Chiroxiphia lanceolata isolate bChiLan1 chromosome 10, bChiLan1.pri, whole genome shotgun sequence genome contains these proteins:
- the CLCN2 gene encoding chloride channel protein 2 isoform X5 has protein sequence MASESEAQRALQYEQTLMYGRYTQDLGTFAKDEAARLRLQEGDTPRPRRPSELLEYTQGRCAPCRVCALQCQRFLISKVGEDWVFLILLGLVMALVSWAMDFAIATCLQAQKWMYGGLDTNVLLQYMAWVTYPTVLITFSAGFTQILAPQAVGSGIPEMKTILRGVVLKEYLTLKTFVAKVIGLTCALGSGMPLGKEGPFVHIASMCAALLSRFLSLFGGFYENEARNIEMLAAACAVGVGCCFAAPIGGVLFSIEVTSTFFAVRNYWRGFLAATFSAFIFRVLAVWNKDEETITALFKTRFRLDFPFDLQELPAFAVIGIASGFGGALFVYLNRKIVQFMRRQKTINRFLMKKRLLFPALVTLIISTLTFPPGFGQFMAGQLTQKDTLVTLFDNQTWAKQGLSDEFEYLGILEAWRHPRSNVFVTLVVFILMKFWMSALATTIPVPCGAFMPVFVIGAAFGRLVGESMAAWFPDGIHTESNTYRIVPGGYAVVGAAALSGAVTHTVSTAVIVFELTGQISHILPVMIAVILANAVAQSLQPSLYDSIIRIKKLPYLPELGWGHHEKYNVRVEDIMVRDIRYVTLNCRYRDLQQVLHSTKMKNLPLVESAESMILLGSIERAQVGALLSNQLSPQRRLLTLRQKVLSEDGHRLSDSSIRFQISTEASSGSPARPALRKPLKPALKRVPSSPADSPPGDWCRRPYWHRPQEPLLCQLHRRAHRGGDGPG, from the exons ATGTATGGACGTTACACTCAGGACTTGGGCACCTTTGCCAAGGATGAGGCAGCCCGGCTGCGGCTGCAGGAGGGGGAcaccccccggccccgccggccctcCGAGCTGCTGGAGTACACCCAGGGCCGCTGTGCCCCTTGTCGTG TCTGCGCCTTGCAGTGCCAGCGGTTCCTCATCTCCAAGGTGGGCGAGGACTGGGTCTTCCTTATCCTGCTGGGACTGGTCATGGCACTGGTCAGCTGGGCCATGGACTTTGCCATTGCCACCTGCCTCCAAG CTCAGAAGTGGATGTATGGGGGCCTGGACACCAACGTGCTGCTGCAGTACATGGCCTGGGTCACCTACCCTACTGTGCTCATCACTTTCTCAGCCGGCTTCACCCAGATCCTCGCCCCCCAGGCTGTGG GCTCAGGCATCCCCGAGATGAAGACCATCCTGCGGGGCGTCGTGCTGAAGGAGTACCTCACCCTCAAGACCTTTGTGGCCAAGGTGATCGGGCTGACATGTGCCCTGGGCAGCGGCATGCCCCTGGGCAAGGAG GGTCCCTTTGTCCACATCGCCAGCATGTGTGCAGCCCTGCTCAGCcgcttcctctccctcttcgGGGGCTTCTACGAG AATGAGGCAAGGAACATTGAAATGTTGGCAGCCGCCTGCGCCGTCGGTGTTGGCTGCTGTTTCGCTGCCCCCATTGGAG GTGTCCTCTTCAGCATTGAGGTCACCTCCACCTTCTTCGCTGTCCGCAACTACTGGCGCGGCTTCTTAGCTGCCACCTTCAGTGCCTTCATCTTCCGTGTCCTCGCCGTCTGGAACAAGGATGAAG AGACAATCACGGCACTGTTCAAAACCCGCTTCCGTCTCGACTTCCCCTTCgacctgcaggagctgcctgccTTCGCTGTCATCGG GATCGCCAGCGGCTTCGGGGGCGCGCTCTTCGTCTACCTCAACCGCAAAATTGTGCAGTTCATGCGTCGTCAGAAGACCATCAACCGCTTCCTCATGAAGAA GCgcctgctcttccctgccctggtgACACTGATCATCTCCACGCTGACCTTCCCACCCGGCTTTGGACAGTTCATGGCTGGCCAG CTCACCCAGAAGGACACCCTGGTGACACTCTTTGACAACCAGACGTGGGCCAAGCAGGGGCTCAGTGATGAGTTCGAATACTTGGGCATCCTGGAGGCCTGGCGCCATCCCCGCTCCAACGTCTTCGTCACCCTTGTCGTCTTTATCCTCATGAAG TTCTGGATGTCAGCCCTGGCCACCACCATCCCAGTGCCCTGTGGAGCCTTCATGCCTGTCTTTGTCATTG GGGCAGCCTTCGGGCGCCTGGTGGGGGAGAGCATGGCAGCCTGGTTCCCTGATGGCATCCACACAGAGAGCAACACCTACCGCATTGTGCCAGGGGGCTACGCTGTGGTGG GGGCGGCTGCACTGTCGGGTGCTGTCACCCACACGGTGTCCACGGCCGTCATTGTCTTCGAGCTGACGGGGCAGATCTCGCACATCCTGCCCGTCATGATTGCTGTCATCCTGGCCAACGCCGTGGCCCAGAGCCTCCAGCCCTCCCTCTACGACAGCATCATCCGCATCAAGAAGCTACCCTACCtccctgagctgggctggggccacCACGA GAAATACAATGTGCGGGTGGAGGACATCATGGTGCGGGACATCCGCTATGTCACCCTCAACTGCAGATACCGGGACCTGCAGCAGGTCCTGCACAGCACCAAGATGAAGAACCTGCCACTGGTGGAGTCAGCCG AGTCCATGATCCTGCTGGGCTCCATCGAGCGGGCACAGGTGGGGGCCCTGCTCAGCAACCAGCTCAGCCCCCAGCGCCGGCTCCTGACCTTGCGGCAGAAGGTGCTGTCTGAGGATGGGCACCGGCTCTCCGATTCCAGCATCCGCTTCCAG atCAGCACAGAGGCCTCCTCAGGCTCCCCTGCGCGCCCTGCCCTCCGCAAGCCCCTGAAGCCGGCACTGAAGCGGGtgcccagcagccctgctgacagCCCCCCTGGTGA CTGGTGCCGCCGACCATACTGGCATCGCCCTCAAGAGCCTCTTCTGTGCCAACTCCACCGCAGAGCCCACCGAG GAGGAGATGGTCCTGGGTGA